The genome window AGGCGCCCGTTGTCAAACAGACGCTGAAGGTTGGCCAGCACACGGTTGCTTCTGTCCGATGGTGTCCAGATGGTATCCACAAAATCGCTGCCGGGCAGATGCAGTTGATCTTTGGAAATGGTTTTGCACTCGTGATTCAGCAGGTTGTCCGCTTCGTCACCGAGCATCTCATATAAACTCTTTGTTGCTACTGACATATGTAATCCTCCTAACTAAGGTGTGGTTAATAGTATTCCGAACAAATTGTTGCAGGTATATTCTGAAAGGTTATGCCGATTTTACTGGCATTTTGTCACAGGGATGAAATCCATGTTTATTCTAGCGATATCCTATATCGCATCAATATAAAGAAATTAGTGTGAAAACTCTATTAAGAAACCGTTGCCCTTTATTCATAATCTCAGCTAAATTGCGTAATTTAGGTATCTGAATATTCGTTACTCAAATCCGCAGATTCAGCACCGCAGTGCCAGTCAAATCAGTTGTTTACTGGCAGAACAAATCACCGGCAGCTGAACCGTTTGCTGCTTACTGTCTGAACGACTTTTGCATCGCATAGTGTCACTCAAATGTACGAACACGTTCCGCATCCTATTGTCTTGAAATTCCCATGACCATAAAGCCACATATTCAAAAATCGCCGCACAAAGTTTCTTTAATGCCGGAGTCCGCTGTGACGGAAGAAATGCTGCCAGTCCTGCAAAATGACAGCCGGTGTGTGGTTCTTGCACCCATGGAAGATGTCAGCGACTCTCCTTTCCGGCAAATGTGCCGTAATATGGGGGCTGATCTGGTTTATACGGAGTTCATCAGCTCGGAGGCCATGATTCGTGACTCTGATGCCTCCAGACACAAAATGGCATTCGAGGAGTCCGAACGGCCTTTGGGAATACAGATATTTGGCGGACGTGAAGAGGCCATGCACGGAGCAGCCAGGGTTGCCGAGGCCAATAACCCTGATCTGATTGACATCAATTTCGGCTGTCCTGTCTATAAAGTGGTAAAAAAGAATGCCGGTTCGGCCTGTCTTCGTGACCTGGGCATGATGGAACGGATGGCCGGTACAGTAGTCGATGCCACCCATCTTCCCGTCACTGTCAAAACACGTCTGGGGTGGGATGACAAAACCATACGCATCCGTGAAGTCGCACTGATGCTGCAATCTGCTGGAATCAGGTCACTGACTGTTCACGCGCGAACCCGGAGCCAGGGTTATAAAGGTGAAGCCCGGTGGGAATATTTCAAATATCTCAAGGACACCCCGGGCCTGCACATTCCGGTCATCGCCAATGGTGATATCCTGACCCCTCAGGATGCCCGCTATCTTTTTGAAGAAACCGGCGTGGACGGAGTTATGATCGGCAGGGCCGCCATTGGCTATCCGTGGATTTTCAGAGACATCCACCATTATATGGACACCGGAGAACTGCTGCCGCCGCCATCATTGGAGGAGCGAATGAAGATGTGTGCGGAACAGCTTCGTGCTTCAGTTGATCATCACGGTGAACGCTACGGAGTCATCATGATGAAAAAGCATTACGGCAACTATCTCAAAGGGATCCGCAACGGAAAGAAACTCCGGATGGAGATCATGGAAAAAGACCGGATGGATGACATCATCGAACTGTTGATGAATTTTTCTGAAGAGCCTTCCGGTACTGTGGTTGCCGTTTAGACTCCGCTGCCTGCGCGCAAACCGGGCACAATCCCGCCTGGATTCGGCCAGAATCCATCTGAAACAGTCAGATATGCTAAATTTCAATCCTGTCAGCGCCGATCCATGGCTGCAGTGCCGGGGGAATGGTGAGCGCATCATCACCCTGCTGATGGGTTTCCAGAAATGCCGCAAGCACTCTGGGCAGCGCCAGACCGCTTCCATTCAGGGTATGCACTGTTTCTGTCTTCCCGTCCTCATTCTTGCAGCGGATTTTCATCCGGCGAGCCTGATAGTCTTCAAAATTTGAACACGAGCTTACTTCAAGCCATTTTTTCTGACCGGGACTCCAGACTTCAAGATCGTATTTTTTGCTTTGGGTGAATCCCATATCGGCTGTACCCATCAGCAGTGTCCGGTAGGGAAGTTCCAGTGCCTCCAGCAGCTCTTCGGCATCGCGTCGCAACGACTCAAGTTCCTCGTAAGACGTTTCGGGGCGGACAATTTTCACCAGTTCCACTTTGTCGAATTGGTGCAGTCTGTTGAGTCCGCGTACCTCACTTCCGTGTGATCCGGCTTCCCGTCTCCAGCACGGAGTATGGCAGACATATTTTGCCGGCAATGAAGCAGGCTTCAGTATTTCATCGCGATGAAAATTGGTTACCGGAACTTCGGCAGTAGGAATGGCAAAATATCCGTCCCGGGGAATCACGTACATCATATCCTCCTTGTCGGGTATTTGTCCGGTACCACGTGCCGAATCTTCATTTACAAAGTACGGGGCCATGATTTCCAGATACCCCTTTTCTACAGCCTTGTCCGTAAAAAACTGAATCAATGCCCGCTGCAGTCTGGCAACAGGACCGACATAGAATGGAAAACCGGCAGAGGTAACTTTTGCACCGCGCTCAAAATCGATCCACCCGTTCTTGCTGACCAGATCCCAGTGCGGTTTGAAAGCGCCTTCACCATTCCCGCCGGCGTCATCGACCTCACCCCACTGATGGATTGTCTGATTACCCGATTCATCCTTTGTTACGGGAACAGAAGAGTGGGCAACATTGGGAATTTTCATCAGCAATTCATCGCGCTGCCTGATTAATTCACGTTCGCGTTCTTCCAGCGATTTGATTTCCTGCTTCATTTCACCGGTTTGCCTGATGACTTTCTGAGCCTCTTCTTTTTTTCCCTGGCTCATCAGTTCACCTATCTGTTTTGCCCTGGTATTGCTTTCGTTTCGCAACTGATCTCTTTGGTGAACGGTGTTGCGCCACGTTTCGTCAACTTCTACAACACGGTCAACAATTTCAGTCTCCTTTTCACCCTTGGCCAGCATAGCCTGTTTGATTTCATCTTTCTGCTGGCGTATACGCTGAATATCAAGCATAATTTGTCTTAAAAAGTTAGCTGTCGGTTCTTCTTTTGTGTCTTTGCTCTGACATACCGGAGCCGCACTCTCCGGGCAATGATTCCAATTTGAACACATCGATGCCAAAGATACAACTTACGCATGTGAAGCGATAGCAGTAAGTTTTACAGTTTATCTGCCCTGCAGTCAATATCAATAAAATTACAGGATGGTTTATCGTTGATATCCTGACAAAACAGACTTGACTGCCTAATTTTTTTAGGTTAAATTCCACACAGATTACAACTTATTTAGAACCCAAATCTATTTTATACAAATGCACCACCTTGATGAAATTGACATTGCCATACTGAAGCATTTGC of Natronogracilivirga saccharolytica contains these proteins:
- the dusB gene encoding tRNA dihydrouridine synthase DusB yields the protein MLPVLQNDSRCVVLAPMEDVSDSPFRQMCRNMGADLVYTEFISSEAMIRDSDASRHKMAFEESERPLGIQIFGGREEAMHGAARVAEANNPDLIDINFGCPVYKVVKKNAGSACLRDLGMMERMAGTVVDATHLPVTVKTRLGWDDKTIRIREVALMLQSAGIRSLTVHARTRSQGYKGEARWEYFKYLKDTPGLHIPVIANGDILTPQDARYLFEETGVDGVMIGRAAIGYPWIFRDIHHYMDTGELLPPPSLEERMKMCAEQLRASVDHHGERYGVIMMKKHYGNYLKGIRNGKKLRMEIMEKDRMDDIIELLMNFSEEPSGTVVAV
- the serS gene encoding serine--tRNA ligase — encoded protein: MLDIQRIRQQKDEIKQAMLAKGEKETEIVDRVVEVDETWRNTVHQRDQLRNESNTRAKQIGELMSQGKKEEAQKVIRQTGEMKQEIKSLEERERELIRQRDELLMKIPNVAHSSVPVTKDESGNQTIHQWGEVDDAGGNGEGAFKPHWDLVSKNGWIDFERGAKVTSAGFPFYVGPVARLQRALIQFFTDKAVEKGYLEIMAPYFVNEDSARGTGQIPDKEDMMYVIPRDGYFAIPTAEVPVTNFHRDEILKPASLPAKYVCHTPCWRREAGSHGSEVRGLNRLHQFDKVELVKIVRPETSYEELESLRRDAEELLEALELPYRTLLMGTADMGFTQSKKYDLEVWSPGQKKWLEVSSCSNFEDYQARRMKIRCKNEDGKTETVHTLNGSGLALPRVLAAFLETHQQGDDALTIPPALQPWIGADRIEI